In one window of Deinococcus sonorensis KR-87 DNA:
- a CDS encoding GGDEF domain-containing response regulator yields the protein MARIRTQAQASGHTVLVVDDDPDLLSTISRLLQADGHQVLEAPSGAEAVRLCREHDVHLMLLDYFMPGMTGEEVVRQVRTFDPRVQIVLQTGYASEKPPRQMLRELDIQGYHDKSEGPDKLLVWVDAALKTFRHVRALHASRSGLEYILNAAPELHRLQPLEDLLRGILLQIQGILGFSGACVATHAPNGLVATPGDAEFMIRVGTGRFESSRWLTLNPQEQALIQAAASSGQSLLGEQTVLPLKVGSRVVGVALVDSSFQNGDLHLLELFAAQAAVAMENARLYELATVDDLTGLANKRAWLARLEETVQLATRHDLPTSVLMLDVDHFKRINDTHGHLVGDRVLAALGQCVRGHLRRSDVAGRYGGEELVVLLPHTPPAGAHVIAERLRRSISELNFQVEQQAVPVRVSVGVASLPCPGPWDQSAALSEDVLARADRALYVAKQQGRDRVVQDQLTADAAPEWA from the coding sequence ATGGCCAGAATCCGCACTCAAGCTCAAGCCTCCGGTCACACCGTCCTGGTGGTGGACGATGATCCCGACCTGCTGAGTACCATCAGCAGACTGCTGCAGGCGGACGGCCACCAGGTGCTGGAGGCGCCGAGCGGCGCCGAGGCCGTGCGGCTGTGCCGTGAACACGACGTGCATCTGATGCTGCTCGACTACTTCATGCCCGGCATGACCGGAGAAGAGGTGGTGCGGCAGGTCCGCACCTTCGACCCGAGGGTGCAGATTGTGCTGCAGACCGGCTACGCTTCCGAGAAGCCGCCGCGCCAGATGCTGCGCGAGCTGGATATCCAGGGCTACCACGACAAGTCCGAAGGCCCCGACAAACTGCTCGTCTGGGTGGACGCCGCGCTCAAGACCTTCCGGCATGTGCGGGCGCTGCACGCCTCGCGCAGCGGGCTGGAGTACATCCTGAACGCCGCGCCGGAGTTGCACCGCCTGCAGCCGCTGGAAGACCTGCTGCGCGGCATCCTGCTTCAGATTCAGGGCATTCTGGGCTTCTCCGGCGCCTGCGTGGCCACCCACGCCCCCAACGGGCTGGTGGCCACGCCCGGCGACGCCGAGTTCATGATCCGGGTCGGCACCGGGCGCTTTGAGTCCAGCCGCTGGCTGACGCTCAATCCGCAGGAGCAGGCGCTGATCCAGGCGGCAGCCAGCAGCGGCCAGAGTCTGCTGGGCGAGCAGACGGTGCTGCCGCTGAAGGTGGGCAGCCGGGTGGTCGGCGTGGCGCTGGTGGACAGCTCGTTTCAGAACGGGGACCTGCACCTCCTGGAACTGTTCGCGGCCCAGGCGGCGGTGGCGATGGAGAACGCGCGGCTGTATGAACTGGCCACCGTGGATGACCTGACCGGGCTGGCCAACAAGCGCGCCTGGCTGGCGCGCCTGGAAGAGACGGTGCAGCTGGCCACCCGCCATGACCTGCCCACCAGTGTGCTGATGCTGGACGTGGACCACTTCAAGCGCATCAACGACACGCACGGCCACCTGGTGGGGGACCGGGTCCTGGCCGCGCTGGGCCAGTGCGTGCGGGGACACCTGCGCCGCTCCGATGTGGCGGGGCGCTACGGGGGTGAGGAGCTGGTGGTGCTGCTGCCGCACACCCCGCCGGCCGGCGCCCACGTGATCGCCGAACGGCTGCGGCGCTCCATTTCGGAGCTGAACTTCCAGGTGGAGCAGCAGGCGGTGCCGGTGCGGGTCAGCGTCGGGGTGGCGAGCCTGCCGTGCCCTGGCCCCTGGGACCAGTCGGCGGCGCTGTCGGAGGACGTGCTGGCGCGCGCCGACCGGGCGCTCTACGTGGCCAAACAGCAGGGCCGCGACCGGGTGGTGCAGGACCAGCTGACGGCTGACGCGGCCCCGGAGTGGGCGTGA
- a CDS encoding PAS domain-containing sensor histidine kinase, with amino-acid sequence MTRSLDRPEAASQPPQLQAVLEQIGGVVWTADPDTGSVTFISPQIEVLLGHTAEYWLRAPSLWEDSLHPGDAGVTLADMEAGIRRGQPFQLDYRMRAQDGRTVWIRDFVTPNVSEGRLVSISGLMLDITWQREAEERAKREEARARSLVDNSSDVFAVVDPEGRYIYVNPAVQAIHGIRPEEVLGRQLFSAIHREDLASCLHDFQRVLASPDLTVTGIYRHVSGNGRWRWLEVTSTNRLRDPNVGGIVCHSRDVTDRKLAEQALEASEGRFRSLVQNASDLITVLDAGGTILYESPSIRAVLGYEPDAMVGHSVLEYLPEESHTEIMEMVAALVAGGLGATVRPTFRFRAASGEWRWLEALSTNLLDDPHVGGLVVNSRDVTEQRLAQQALRASQDRLLSSEKLASLGRLTAGLAHEINTPLAATMNRLHVARELVQEYQRSIGHPEVTPDDHREIAGELWTALDEAGKTTARIGEFIRQMRGHTRDTVSGVAEFDPARLAGDTLAMLAHEARAAQVELHLESVRTALTLRGEPGRFTQVLTNLVINAIHACEERAGVRRVDVRFVSGAEALRMEVQDNGSGIRPEVLPRIFDPLYTTKGVGKGTGLGLSIIHDIVQGHFGGSIEVQTELEVGTTFAVLFRPAARHS; translated from the coding sequence GTGACCCGCAGCCTGGACCGCCCTGAAGCCGCCTCCCAGCCCCCACAGCTCCAGGCGGTCCTGGAACAGATCGGTGGGGTCGTCTGGACTGCCGATCCGGACACCGGGTCTGTCACCTTCATCAGTCCGCAGATCGAGGTGCTGCTGGGTCACACCGCGGAGTACTGGCTGCGTGCGCCGAGCCTCTGGGAGGACAGCCTGCATCCAGGAGACGCCGGGGTGACGCTGGCCGACATGGAGGCCGGCATCCGGCGTGGCCAGCCGTTCCAGCTGGACTACCGCATGCGGGCCCAGGACGGCCGCACCGTGTGGATCCGTGACTTCGTGACGCCCAACGTATCGGAGGGTCGCCTGGTGAGCATCAGCGGCTTGATGCTCGATATCACCTGGCAGCGCGAGGCCGAAGAGCGGGCGAAGCGTGAGGAGGCGCGGGCCCGCTCGCTGGTGGACAACAGCAGCGACGTGTTCGCTGTGGTAGACCCGGAGGGCCGCTACATCTACGTCAACCCGGCGGTGCAGGCGATCCACGGCATCCGGCCGGAGGAGGTGCTGGGCCGGCAGCTGTTCAGTGCCATTCATCGCGAGGACCTCGCATCGTGCCTCCACGACTTCCAGCGGGTCCTGGCGTCGCCGGACCTGACCGTAACCGGCATCTACCGGCACGTCTCGGGCAACGGGCGCTGGCGCTGGCTGGAAGTGACCAGCACCAACCGGCTGCGCGACCCGAACGTGGGCGGCATCGTGTGCCACTCGCGCGACGTGACCGACCGCAAGCTGGCGGAGCAGGCGCTGGAAGCCAGCGAGGGCCGCTTCCGTTCGCTGGTGCAGAACGCCTCCGACCTGATCACGGTGCTGGACGCGGGCGGGACGATCCTGTACGAGAGCCCGTCCATCCGGGCCGTGCTCGGCTACGAGCCGGACGCCATGGTGGGCCACAGCGTGCTGGAGTACCTGCCGGAGGAGAGTCACACCGAGATCATGGAGATGGTCGCGGCGCTGGTGGCGGGCGGGTTGGGCGCGACAGTGCGGCCCACCTTCCGCTTCCGGGCCGCCAGCGGCGAGTGGCGCTGGCTGGAAGCGCTCAGCACCAACCTGCTGGACGACCCGCACGTGGGCGGCCTGGTGGTCAACTCGCGCGACGTGACCGAGCAGCGGCTGGCCCAGCAGGCGCTGCGGGCCAGCCAGGACCGGCTGCTGTCCAGCGAGAAGCTGGCCAGCCTGGGCCGCCTGACCGCCGGCCTGGCGCACGAAATCAACACGCCGCTGGCCGCCACCATGAACCGCCTGCACGTGGCGCGCGAACTGGTGCAGGAATATCAGCGCTCCATCGGTCACCCGGAGGTGACGCCCGACGATCACCGCGAGATTGCCGGAGAGCTGTGGACCGCGCTGGACGAGGCCGGCAAGACCACCGCCCGCATCGGCGAGTTCATCCGCCAGATGCGTGGCCATACCCGTGACACGGTGAGTGGCGTGGCCGAGTTCGATCCGGCGCGGCTGGCCGGCGACACGCTCGCGATGCTGGCGCACGAGGCGCGGGCCGCACAGGTGGAACTGCACCTGGAGTCGGTGCGCACGGCGCTGACGCTGCGCGGCGAACCCGGACGCTTCACGCAGGTGCTGACCAACCTGGTGATCAACGCGATCCATGCCTGCGAGGAGCGGGCCGGGGTGCGGCGGGTGGACGTGCGCTTCGTGAGCGGCGCCGAGGCCCTGCGGATGGAGGTGCAGGACAACGGCAGCGGCATTCGCCCGGAGGTGCTGCCCCGCATCTTCGATCCGCTGTACACCACCAAGGGGGTCGGCAAGGGCACCGGCCTGGGGCTTTCGATCATCCACGACATCGTGCAGGGGCATTTCGGCGGCAGCATCGAGGTGCAGACGGAGCTGGAGGTCGGCACCACCTTTGCCGTGCTGTTCCGGCCGGCGGCCCGACACTCTTAG
- a CDS encoding alpha/beta fold hydrolase: MPLSYRLGGLVITDHDFQLPLDHAQPDGPQLQVFAREVADPDGLQRPYLVYFQGGPGFEAGRPVNPPAWLERALRDYRVLLLDQRGTGRSTPVGTLPGLTPQQQADYLRHFRADSIVRDAERIREALGVERWSVLGQSFGGFCVTTYLSFAPDGLREAFITGGLPPIGRPTEDVYRATYRRVMDRNRRFYARHPEHLEQVRAIHRLLQQEDVRLPSGDRLTSRRFQQVGQSMGMGAGLEQLHYLLDFPAGSPAFLHGVEAAFGFARNPLYAVIHEACYADGVVSGWAAERVQPPEFPEEYFTGEMVYPWMFEESSALRPLREAAHLLAQERWPRLYDIHQLRQNRVPVAAIAYTDDMYVERAFSEETAAEIRNMRLWLTSEYEHNGLSVDGEHILGRLIERVREPL, translated from the coding sequence ATGCCTCTCTCCTATCGCCTGGGCGGCCTGGTGATCACCGACCACGACTTCCAGCTGCCGCTGGACCACGCTCAGCCTGACGGTCCGCAGCTGCAGGTGTTCGCCCGCGAGGTGGCCGACCCGGACGGCCTGCAGCGCCCCTACCTGGTGTACTTTCAGGGCGGTCCCGGCTTCGAGGCGGGGCGCCCGGTAAACCCGCCAGCGTGGCTGGAGCGCGCGCTCAGGGACTACCGGGTGCTGCTGCTGGACCAGCGCGGCACTGGCCGCTCCACGCCGGTCGGCACACTGCCGGGCCTGACGCCGCAGCAGCAGGCGGATTACCTGCGGCACTTCCGGGCCGACAGCATCGTGCGCGACGCTGAACGCATCCGGGAGGCGCTGGGGGTGGAGCGCTGGAGCGTGCTGGGACAGAGCTTCGGCGGCTTCTGCGTCACGACCTACCTGTCGTTCGCGCCGGACGGCCTGCGGGAAGCATTCATCACCGGCGGCCTGCCACCCATCGGCCGCCCCACCGAGGACGTGTACCGCGCCACCTACCGGCGGGTCATGGACCGCAACCGGCGCTTCTACGCCCGCCACCCGGAGCACCTGGAGCAGGTCCGGGCCATTCACCGGCTGCTCCAGCAGGAGGACGTGCGGCTGCCGTCCGGCGACCGCCTGACCTCGCGGCGGTTCCAGCAGGTGGGCCAGAGCATGGGCATGGGCGCGGGGCTGGAGCAGCTGCACTACCTGCTGGACTTCCCGGCCGGGTCGCCCGCCTTCCTGCATGGGGTAGAGGCGGCCTTCGGCTTCGCCCGCAACCCCCTGTACGCCGTGATCCACGAGGCCTGTTACGCCGACGGGGTGGTCAGCGGCTGGGCCGCCGAGCGGGTGCAGCCACCCGAATTTCCGGAGGAGTACTTCACCGGCGAGATGGTGTACCCGTGGATGTTCGAGGAGTCGTCGGCGCTGCGGCCGCTCCGTGAGGCCGCCCATCTGCTCGCCCAGGAGCGCTGGCCCCGGCTCTATGACATCCACCAGCTGCGCCAGAACCGGGTGCCGGTGGCGGCCATCGCGTATACCGACGACATGTATGTGGAGCGCGCGTTTTCGGAAGAAACGGCCGCCGAGATCCGCAACATGCGGCTGTGGCTCACCAGCGAGTACGAGCACAACGGGCTGTCGGTGGACGGCGAACACATCCTGGGCCGCCTGATCGAGCGGGTGAGAGAGCCGCTCTAA
- a CDS encoding helix-turn-helix transcriptional regulator, whose product MSERQVQSASVGLPLPARPLIGRETELRTASRLLQTPGVRLLTLRGPGGIGKTRLAVELAQLLAPEFEGGSVWVGLAALSDALQVLPAIASALEVPTATPEAIAAHLTGRRILLVLDNAEHLPAAAPDLARLLAQAPGLSLLVTSRAALNLQGERELPVGPLSLPSAQRTAEQSGAVQLFLECARAIDPQLNLDAQTRPRIEQLCVRLEGVPLALELAAARLRAVSLEGLLGWLDHPLEVLTGGPSDGPHHGSSLRGTIRWSYDLLDPPLQAVFRACSVFVNGFTLPALDAVAGHAGVRDAIIRLAEHSLLQPVSGSPEPRWKLLEPVREFGREQLAADPEADMLHERHAAYYLALAEQVVKVGDEAPLEWHASMTAEDANLQAALAWWVEHQQTAQAMRLILALGYHWGGEAPLLQLGWLERSAALPDAAAHPALLAAVLSDLGQCSMNVRRFGPARPALEAALRLYRELNDREGEVCTHLSYAGLLSSVGEYAEARRLYDQLEAHFDEHPHDLTRMAVINNTGVAWLRQNRPGEALGDFERAYQFSVQENYDLGIAFGLTMRHWASYLLGRGQEALPLASEAWKRTLRLHYPLLRYTLPHQLAFEARDAGRLTLAAQLVGCSEAMRARTNAPWDDCIAPHVQQLDNALQADLGEAYARERAIGGTLSLDNLTPQVLAWLDEPSTTRPAPAPGLTARELEVLRLLSQGLSDKRISQLLKISSTTVSKHVSNMLGKQGFHNRVELARWATLNHLPG is encoded by the coding sequence ATGTCTGAGCGTCAGGTTCAGTCCGCAAGCGTGGGGCTGCCGCTGCCCGCGCGGCCGCTGATCGGCCGGGAGACGGAACTCCGAACCGCCAGCCGGCTGCTCCAGACGCCGGGCGTGCGGCTGTTGACGCTGCGCGGTCCCGGCGGCATTGGTAAGACGCGGCTGGCTGTGGAGCTGGCCCAGCTGCTCGCGCCGGAGTTTGAGGGTGGATCCGTCTGGGTGGGGCTGGCCGCCCTGTCGGACGCGCTGCAGGTGCTGCCAGCGATTGCGAGTGCCCTAGAAGTGCCGACCGCCACGCCGGAAGCGATTGCCGCACACCTGACGGGCCGGCGTATCCTGTTGGTCCTCGACAACGCCGAGCACCTGCCGGCCGCCGCGCCGGACCTGGCCCGCCTGCTGGCCCAGGCACCGGGGCTGAGCCTGCTGGTGACCAGCCGCGCGGCCCTGAACCTGCAGGGCGAGCGTGAACTCCCAGTCGGACCGTTGTCCCTACCCTCCGCACAGCGTACAGCTGAGCAGAGCGGCGCCGTGCAGCTGTTCCTGGAGTGTGCCCGGGCCATCGACCCGCAGCTGAACCTGGACGCCCAGACCCGGCCGCGGATCGAACAGCTGTGTGTCCGGCTGGAAGGCGTGCCGCTGGCGCTGGAACTGGCTGCCGCCCGGCTGCGGGCCGTGTCCCTGGAAGGATTGCTCGGCTGGCTGGACCACCCGCTGGAGGTGCTGACCGGCGGGCCCAGTGACGGCCCGCACCACGGCAGCTCGCTGCGCGGCACCATCCGCTGGAGCTACGACCTGCTGGACCCGCCGCTACAGGCGGTGTTCCGGGCCTGCAGCGTGTTCGTGAACGGCTTCACGCTGCCGGCGCTGGACGCGGTGGCCGGCCACGCTGGCGTCCGGGACGCGATCATCCGGCTGGCCGAGCACAGCCTGCTCCAGCCGGTCAGCGGGAGTCCGGAGCCCAGGTGGAAGCTGCTGGAACCGGTCCGGGAGTTCGGGCGCGAACAGTTGGCCGCTGATCCGGAGGCGGACATGCTGCACGAGCGGCACGCGGCGTATTATCTGGCGCTCGCAGAGCAGGTCGTCAAGGTAGGCGATGAAGCCCCCCTGGAGTGGCACGCCTCCATGACCGCCGAGGACGCCAACCTGCAGGCTGCCCTCGCGTGGTGGGTGGAGCACCAGCAGACCGCCCAGGCCATGCGCCTGATTCTGGCGCTGGGATATCACTGGGGAGGGGAGGCGCCGCTGCTGCAGCTTGGCTGGCTCGAGCGGTCGGCTGCCCTGCCGGACGCTGCTGCCCATCCGGCGCTTCTGGCGGCCGTCCTGAGCGACCTGGGCCAGTGCAGCATGAACGTGCGGCGGTTCGGCCCAGCCAGACCAGCCCTGGAGGCGGCACTGCGGCTGTACCGCGAGCTGAACGACCGCGAGGGTGAGGTCTGCACCCACCTCAGTTACGCGGGCCTGTTGTCCAGTGTCGGTGAGTACGCGGAGGCGCGTCGGCTCTACGATCAGCTGGAAGCCCATTTTGACGAGCACCCGCACGACCTGACCCGCATGGCCGTCATCAACAATACGGGTGTGGCGTGGCTGCGGCAGAATCGGCCGGGCGAGGCGCTGGGTGACTTCGAGCGCGCCTACCAGTTCAGCGTTCAGGAGAACTACGATCTGGGCATCGCGTTTGGCCTGACCATGCGACACTGGGCCAGCTACCTGCTGGGCAGGGGACAAGAAGCGCTGCCGCTGGCGAGCGAGGCCTGGAAGCGGACCCTGCGCCTCCACTACCCGCTGCTGCGCTATACGCTGCCGCATCAGCTGGCCTTTGAGGCCCGTGACGCGGGCCGGCTGACGCTGGCGGCCCAGCTGGTGGGCTGCAGCGAGGCGATGCGGGCCAGGACGAACGCACCCTGGGATGACTGTATTGCGCCTCATGTGCAGCAGCTGGACAACGCCCTTCAGGCGGATCTGGGCGAGGCGTATGCTCGGGAGCGGGCCATCGGAGGCACGCTGAGCCTGGACAACCTGACGCCGCAGGTTCTGGCCTGGCTGGACGAACCGTCCACCACCCGGCCCGCTCCCGCCCCTGGCCTGACAGCCCGCGAGCTGGAGGTGTTGCGGCTGCTGAGCCAGGGCCTCTCGGACAAGCGGATCTCTCAGCTGCTCAAGATCAGCTCCACCACGGTCAGCAAACACGTGTCAAACATGCTGGGCAAGCAGGGATTTCACAACCGCGTGGAACTGGCGCGCTGGGCCACACTCAATCACCTGCCCGGGTGA
- a CDS encoding DinB family protein: protein MSEVTDPVVLDAYLPRTIFYNDQHQLDGAMADALQGLDHLQQWLHGVPESALHQPVAPGKWSPAEYADHLVRTNRMIRQRLQAHLDGEAHEQVGYGAVYPDGRVVAHSGTEPVPGQNREVLTRALARSHSEVMELISRYAVEGRLTEPCLPHQYFGTLNAEETAQLIAAHYRRHLAQLLPAAEPL, encoded by the coding sequence ATGTCTGAGGTCACTGATCCTGTTGTGCTCGACGCCTACTTGCCCAGGACCATCTTCTACAACGATCAGCATCAGCTCGACGGCGCGATGGCTGACGCCCTGCAGGGGCTGGATCACCTGCAGCAGTGGCTTCATGGTGTCCCTGAGTCTGCGTTGCACCAGCCGGTCGCGCCCGGCAAGTGGAGCCCAGCTGAGTACGCCGATCACCTGGTCCGCACCAACCGCATGATCAGGCAGCGGCTCCAGGCCCACCTGGATGGAGAGGCCCATGAACAGGTCGGCTACGGCGCGGTCTACCCGGACGGACGGGTCGTGGCGCACAGCGGGACCGAGCCGGTGCCCGGTCAGAACCGGGAGGTGCTGACCCGCGCCCTGGCCCGCTCGCACTCGGAGGTGATGGAGCTGATCAGCCGCTACGCGGTGGAGGGGCGGCTCACTGAACCCTGCCTGCCCCATCAGTATTTCGGCACCCTGAATGCCGAAGAGACCGCCCAGCTGATCGCCGCCCACTACCGGCGTCATCTGGCCCAGCTGCTCCCGGCTGCCGAACCGCTGTAA